The Kaustia mangrovi genome has a segment encoding these proteins:
- a CDS encoding cobyrinate a,c-diamide synthase — translation MNGLVIAAPSSGAGKTLVTLGLLRALSRAGHDVAGAKAGPDYIDPRFHEAACGRPSVNLDPWAMRPGLLARLARQDADLLLVEGVMGLFDGAETGAGSTADLASRLGLPVVLVVDAKAQAQSAAALVQGFAGFREDCTVAGVILNRVGSARHADLIRAALGPSGLPVLGALPYAPDIAMPSRHLGLVQAGEHPEIETLMARAGALAARSVDLDALAALARPLESASKATPDLPPPGQRIALARDEAFAFAYPHLLHGWRAAGADVVPFSPLADEGPDKAADAVVLPGGYPELHAGRLAANAAFLGGLRQAAARGALVYGECGGYMALGEALIDADGTRHAMAGLLPVVTSFAERRMHLGYRRLVHSGALPWPAALRGHEFHFSTLAGQGDGEPLFEATDVAGRALEPMGLRRGRVMGSYAHVIDAEEAP, via the coding sequence ATGAACGGCCTCGTCATCGCCGCCCCCTCGTCGGGCGCCGGCAAGACGCTCGTCACGCTGGGGCTCCTGCGCGCGCTATCGCGGGCCGGCCATGACGTCGCCGGCGCCAAGGCGGGGCCGGACTATATCGACCCGCGCTTCCACGAGGCGGCCTGCGGGCGCCCGTCCGTCAATCTCGATCCCTGGGCGATGCGCCCCGGTCTCCTCGCCAGGCTCGCCCGGCAGGATGCGGACCTCCTCCTCGTGGAGGGCGTGATGGGGCTGTTCGATGGCGCGGAGACCGGGGCCGGATCGACAGCCGACCTCGCCTCCCGGCTCGGCCTGCCGGTCGTTCTGGTGGTCGACGCCAAGGCTCAGGCGCAGTCGGCGGCGGCCCTCGTCCAGGGTTTCGCGGGCTTCCGCGAGGACTGCACGGTGGCAGGCGTGATCCTCAACCGTGTCGGCAGCGCGCGCCATGCCGATCTCATCCGCGCCGCGCTCGGGCCCTCCGGACTTCCCGTCCTCGGCGCGCTGCCCTATGCGCCGGACATCGCCATGCCGTCGCGCCATCTGGGTCTGGTGCAGGCCGGCGAGCACCCGGAGATCGAGACGCTGATGGCGCGCGCCGGCGCCCTTGCCGCCCGCTCCGTCGATCTCGATGCGCTCGCCGCCCTCGCCCGGCCGCTCGAGAGCGCCAGCAAGGCCACTCCTGACCTGCCGCCGCCCGGACAGCGCATCGCCCTTGCGCGCGACGAGGCCTTCGCCTTCGCCTATCCGCATCTTCTCCACGGCTGGCGCGCGGCGGGCGCGGATGTCGTGCCCTTCTCCCCTCTTGCCGATGAGGGGCCGGACAAGGCAGCCGACGCCGTGGTGCTGCCCGGCGGCTATCCGGAGCTTCACGCGGGCCGGCTCGCCGCCAATGCCGCCTTCCTCGGCGGCCTCAGGCAGGCGGCGGCGCGCGGCGCGCTGGTCTATGGCGAGTGCGGCGGCTACATGGCGCTGGGCGAGGCGCTGATCGACGCCGACGGCACGCGCCACGCCATGGCGGGCCTCCTGCCCGTGGTCACGAGCTTTGCGGAGCGGCGCATGCATCTCGGCTATCGCCGGCTCGTCCATAGCGGCGCCCTGCCATGGCCCGCCGCGCTCAGGGGCCACGAGTTCCATTTCTCCACCCTCGCCGGCCAAGGAGACGGCGAGCCGCTGTTCGAGGCGACCGACGTCGCGGGGCGCGCCCTTGAGCCCATGGGCTTGCGGCGGGGCCGCGTCATGGGCTCCTATGCCCATGTGATCGATGCGGAGGAGGCCCCATGA
- the cobA gene encoding uroporphyrinogen-III C-methyltransferase has translation MTPEPHDFPDFEPGTVWLVGAGPGAPGLMTLIGHHAVTTADAIVYDALVNKAILRWARADALVEYAGKRGGKPSHQQRDISLRLVELARAGKRVLRLKGGDPFIFGRGGEECQTLARAGIAFRIVPGISAGVGGLAYAGIPATHRDTNQSVMFLTGHDTTGAVPAGVDWRAVATASPVIVIYMAVKNLRAIATRLVEGGRAPDDPVAVVSNASLPDQTVFETTLGDVVAGRGGDLPTPAIVVIGQVVSFRETLDWYVAGLRENGIG, from the coding sequence ATGACGCCGGAGCCCCACGACTTTCCCGATTTCGAGCCCGGCACGGTATGGCTCGTCGGCGCCGGCCCCGGCGCGCCGGGGCTCATGACGCTCATCGGCCACCATGCCGTCACGACGGCCGACGCCATCGTCTACGACGCGCTCGTCAACAAGGCAATCCTCCGCTGGGCGCGCGCCGACGCCCTGGTCGAATATGCCGGCAAGCGCGGCGGCAAACCATCCCACCAGCAGCGCGACATCTCGCTGAGACTCGTGGAACTCGCCCGCGCGGGCAAGCGGGTCCTGAGGCTCAAGGGCGGCGACCCCTTCATCTTCGGGCGCGGCGGCGAGGAATGCCAGACCCTTGCCAGGGCCGGCATCGCCTTCCGCATCGTGCCGGGTATTTCCGCCGGCGTCGGCGGGCTCGCCTATGCCGGCATCCCCGCGACCCATCGCGACACCAACCAGTCCGTCATGTTCCTCACCGGCCACGACACGACGGGCGCCGTTCCGGCCGGTGTCGACTGGCGGGCCGTGGCGACAGCCTCGCCGGTCATCGTCATCTACATGGCAGTGAAGAACCTCCGCGCCATCGCGACGCGGCTGGTGGAGGGCGGGCGTGCGCCGGACGACCCGGTCGCCGTCGTCTCCAACGCCTCGCTGCCCGACCAGACCGTGTTCGAGACGACGCTCGGCGATGTCGTGGCCGGCCGCGGCGGGGACCTTCCGACGCCGGCCATCGTCGTCATCGGACAGGTCGTCTCCTTCCGCGAGACGCTCGACTGGTATGTGGCGGGCCTGAGGGAGAACGGGATTGGCTGA
- a CDS encoding cobalt-precorrin-5B (C(1))-methyltransferase: protein MGETSDTHATALRRGWTTGACATAATRAAYEALLTGAFPDPVEIVLPRGERPAFALALEELGEDVARAGIVKDAGDDPDVTHGALIVSRVTRLAPGAGVVFRAGEGVGEVTRAGLPVPPGEPAINPVPRRMMAETVAETARRHGGTGDVEVEISVPGGEALAQRTLNPRLGILGGISILGTTGIVRPFSCSAWIHGIREGIDVARAAGLAHVAGATGSTSEAAVRALYGLPDHALIDMGDFVGGMLKHLRAHPVERVTIAGGFGKLAKLGQGMLDLHSGRSQVDFDWLAARAAERGGSDGLKARIRGANTAAEALALAGAEGVDLAAAVAEAARATALATLRGAPVGIEVLVFDRKGELIARAG from the coding sequence ATGGGCGAGACGAGCGACACACACGCGACCGCGCTCAGGCGGGGCTGGACGACCGGCGCCTGCGCCACCGCCGCGACGCGCGCGGCCTATGAGGCGCTGCTCACCGGCGCCTTTCCCGACCCCGTGGAGATCGTGCTGCCGCGCGGCGAGCGGCCCGCCTTCGCCCTGGCGCTGGAGGAGCTCGGGGAGGATGTCGCGCGCGCCGGCATCGTGAAGGATGCGGGCGACGATCCGGATGTGACCCACGGCGCGCTCATCGTCTCCCGGGTGACGCGTCTCGCGCCGGGCGCGGGCGTCGTGTTCCGGGCGGGCGAGGGGGTGGGCGAGGTGACGCGCGCCGGCCTTCCCGTGCCGCCGGGCGAGCCCGCCATCAATCCCGTGCCGCGCCGCATGATGGCCGAGACCGTCGCCGAGACCGCGCGCCGCCATGGCGGGACAGGCGACGTGGAGGTCGAGATTTCCGTGCCCGGCGGCGAGGCGCTGGCGCAAAGGACGCTCAATCCGCGCCTCGGCATTCTGGGCGGCATCTCGATTCTCGGCACGACCGGCATCGTCAGGCCGTTCTCCTGCTCCGCCTGGATCCACGGCATCCGCGAGGGCATCGACGTGGCCCGCGCGGCGGGCCTTGCCCATGTCGCCGGCGCGACGGGGTCCACCTCGGAGGCCGCCGTCAGGGCGCTCTACGGCCTGCCCGACCATGCCCTTATCGACATGGGCGACTTCGTCGGCGGCATGCTGAAGCATCTGCGCGCCCATCCCGTCGAACGCGTCACGATTGCCGGCGGCTTCGGCAAGCTCGCCAAGCTCGGCCAGGGCATGCTGGACCTTCATTCCGGCCGCTCTCAGGTCGATTTCGATTGGCTTGCCGCCCGGGCCGCCGAGCGCGGCGGCAGCGACGGCCTCAAGGCCCGCATCCGCGGCGCCAACACGGCGGCGGAGGCCCTGGCGCTTGCCGGCGCGGAGGGCGTCGACCTGGCGGCCGCCGTCGCCGAGGCCGCGCGCGCGACCGCGCTCGCCACGCTGCGCGGCGCGCCGGTCGGCATCGAGGTGCTGGTCTTCGACCGCAAGGGGGAGCTGATCGCCCGTGCCGGATAG
- a CDS encoding cobalt-precorrin-6A reductase — MPDRPTILILGGTGEARALASNLAGDARYRIVSSLAGRTAAPLLPDGAVRRGGFGGTEGLAAYLRDEGVALVVDATHPFAARMSENAAAACSELGLPLARLERPAWRAGPGDDWRMVADAREAARAIPAGARALLTVGGGEIAPFLERGDATFVARMIEPPAIPVPAHCEILLARPPFTVSGEMALMRERAIDMLVTKNSGGAATAAKLEAARGLRLPVLMIARPQKSPAPSAATIAEMLALIDRTLG; from the coding sequence GTGCCGGATAGACCGACCATCCTCATCCTTGGCGGCACCGGCGAGGCGAGGGCGCTGGCCTCCAACCTCGCCGGCGACGCGCGATACCGCATTGTCTCCTCGCTTGCCGGGCGCACGGCGGCCCCGCTCCTGCCGGACGGCGCGGTGCGCCGGGGCGGCTTCGGGGGCACTGAGGGGCTTGCCGCATATCTGCGCGACGAGGGGGTCGCGCTGGTCGTCGATGCGACCCATCCCTTCGCAGCGCGCATGTCGGAGAACGCCGCGGCGGCCTGCTCCGAACTCGGCCTGCCGCTCGCGAGGCTCGAACGTCCGGCCTGGCGGGCCGGGCCGGGCGACGACTGGCGCATGGTCGCCGATGCCCGCGAGGCGGCCCGCGCCATACCGGCGGGCGCACGGGCGCTGCTGACGGTCGGCGGCGGCGAGATCGCGCCGTTCCTCGAGCGAGGCGACGCCACCTTCGTGGCGCGGATGATCGAACCGCCGGCGATCCCGGTCCCCGCCCATTGCGAGATCCTGCTCGCCCGCCCGCCCTTCACGGTTTCGGGCGAGATGGCGCTCATGCGCGAGCGCGCCATCGACATGCTGGTGACGAAGAATTCCGGCGGCGCGGCGACGGCCGCGAAGCTCGAGGCCGCCCGCGGGCTGCGACTGCCCGTCCTCATGATCGCACGGCCGCAGAAGTCGCCCGCACCGTCCGCGGCGACGATCGCGGAGATGCTGGCGCTCATCGACCGCACGCTGGGGTAG
- the cobM gene encoding precorrin-4 C(11)-methyltransferase yields the protein MTVHFIGAGPGAPDLITVRGLRLIERCPVCLYAGSLVPREVVEAAPQGARVVDTAPMTLDEIVAEIERAHEAGLDVARVHSGDPSLYGAIAEQIRRLDALAIPYDITPGVPAFAAAAATLKAELTVPEIAQTVILTRTTMKASAMPPGETLDTLARSRATLAIHLSIRNLREVERALSPHYGADCPVAVVYRASWPDEQVIRGTLSDIAGKVRAAKITRTALVLVGPALAPEDFRDSALYDEAHEHILRNRKTAARG from the coding sequence ATGACCGTCCACTTCATCGGCGCCGGCCCCGGCGCGCCGGACCTCATCACGGTGCGGGGCCTGAGGCTCATCGAGCGGTGCCCCGTCTGCCTCTATGCGGGCTCCCTCGTCCCGCGCGAGGTGGTGGAGGCCGCTCCGCAGGGCGCCCGCGTCGTCGACACCGCGCCCATGACGCTCGACGAGATCGTCGCGGAGATCGAGCGCGCCCACGAGGCGGGGCTCGATGTCGCGCGCGTCCATTCCGGCGACCCCTCGCTCTACGGGGCCATCGCGGAGCAGATCCGGCGGCTCGACGCGCTCGCCATTCCCTACGACATCACGCCCGGCGTGCCGGCCTTCGCCGCCGCCGCCGCGACGCTCAAGGCGGAGCTCACCGTGCCGGAGATCGCGCAGACCGTGATCCTCACGCGCACGACCATGAAGGCTTCCGCCATGCCGCCCGGCGAGACGCTCGACACGCTGGCGCGCTCGCGTGCGACGCTCGCCATCCATCTCTCCATCCGCAATTTGCGCGAGGTGGAGCGCGCGCTCTCTCCCCATTACGGCGCGGACTGCCCGGTCGCCGTCGTCTATCGCGCGAGTTGGCCCGACGAACAGGTGATCCGCGGCACGCTGTCGGACATTGCCGGCAAGGTGCGCGCGGCCAAGATCACCCGCACCGCGCTGGTCCTCGTCGGCCCTGCGCTCGCGCCCGAGGATTTCCGCGATTCCGCCCTCTATGACGAGGCACACGAGCACATATTGCGCAACCGGAAGACGGCAGCGAGGGGGTGA